Proteins encoded together in one Camelina sativa cultivar DH55 chromosome 9, Cs, whole genome shotgun sequence window:
- the LOC104714026 gene encoding V-type proton ATPase subunit c''2 — MSGAAAIHASSWAAALVRISPYTFSAIGIAISIGVSVLGAAWGIYITGSSLIGAAIEAPRITSKNLISVIFCEAVAIYGVIVAIILQTKLESVPSSKMYDPESLRAGYAIFASGIIVGFANLVCGLCVGIIGSSCALSDAQNSTLFVKILVIEIFGSALGLFGVIVGIIMSAQATWPTK; from the exons ATGTCCGGTGCTGCGGCTATTCATGCGAGTTCATGGGCGGCGGCTCTGGTGAGAATCTCTCCGTACACTTTCTCCGCCATCGGAATCGCCATCTCCATCGGCGTCTCCGTTCTTGGTGCTGCCTG GGGAATTTACATAACCGGAAGTAGTTTGATCGGTGCCGCCATTGAAGCTCCTCGTATCACTTCCAAGAATCTCATCAG TGTAATTTTCTGTGAAGCCGTGGCTATATACGGCGTTATTGTTGCTATCATACTGCAAACCAAGTTGGAGAGTGTGCCATCATCGAAGATGTATGACCCTGAGTCTCTTAGAGCTGGATATGCAATCTTTGCTTCTGGAATCATTGTTGGATTCGCAAACCTTGTATGCGG GTTATGTGTAGGAATCATTGGAAGCAGTTGTGCGTTGTCTGATGCTCAGAACTCGACGCTCTTTGTTAAGATTCTTGTGATTGAGATCTTTGGGAGTGCTCTCGGGTTATTTGGAGTTATCGTTGGGATCATTATGTCAGCTCAAGCTACATGGCCTACAAAATAG
- the LOC104714029 gene encoding uncharacterized protein LOC104714029: protein MAGRISCCLNLPLLDSNSAQSLSPLLKKTSQISCTSRRTEHVTEPRKNNNKCSLVFGVTATVLIGVIQINDVASSVAAALPVEEMAAGVVPPPRRWSDKRTCPPWLENSLETIVPENLPRPSAQRRLELAGLAKGDAPPVGAVVTRVNRTACFSV, encoded by the exons ATGGCAGGGAGAATAAGCTGCTGTCTGAATCTTCCTCTCTTAGATTCCAACTCTGCACAATCTTTATCCCCACTTCTCAAGAAAACGTCGCAGATCTCTTG TACTAGTAGGAGAACAGAGCATGTGACTGAGCCACggaaaaacaacaacaagtgtTCTCTTGTCTTTGGCGTGACGGCGACTGTCCTGATCGGCGTAATTCAAATCAATGACGTGGCATCATCAGTTGCAGCTGCGTTGCCTGTGGAAGAGATGGCCGCCGGCGTGGTGCCGCCGCCAAGGAGGTGGAGCGACAAGAGGACGTGTCCGCCTTGGCTTGAGAACTCGTTAGAGACTATCGTACCGGAGAATCTTCCCCGTCCGTCGGCTCAACGACGTTTGGAGTTAGCTGGATTAGCTAAGGGTGATGCGCCGCCGGTCGGTGCGGTGGTGACACGTGTCAATAGGACTGCTTGCTTCTCCGTGTAA
- the LOC104714030 gene encoding uncharacterized protein LOC104714030 yields the protein MSNNVLPPQPFMQMGQFINVSTTPDLICNPDMRLLQPVCSPISGGSQDSHVMLPSVAAGLGSVNMDTTMLHGKRKSPLHPSVQNKRMVLPMEHRPWASAPMSVQSSSVSPRTQYLPASFVTKNTSVMCNKPVKQTAGRKQSSQKPLPLKPQNESSGTVRSKMRDSLAGALAMVQCQMEVPKESKRLDIETASNPLDGHVSEPLPVAAGVDVMVSDGSTAMLTLSDPSPVGGISDQTVLPEILTTTKISDAKEEALAVKPFAVDNVSYSDNVFSKDDLLQGNDLSWDLESDIEFTESFQNDLIGAVANDRCQDKLLLDPQVLAFKIEAELFKLFGGVNKKYKEKGRSLLFNLKDKSNPKLREKVMYGEIAAERLCSMSAEELASKELAEWRQAKAEEMAQMVVLQDTEVDIRSLVRKTHKGEFQVEVEPMDSGSVEVSVGLSSLNWSRPKKKTPTITKTHGIKKELNGSDEGTGLIKGVTIDDEMQAVTGSLPPIISLDEFMSSIDSEAPSYSSSSDTEKKTSVSDKNDAEAVLVCTSPKDSANVDFGISPIKADVSSLVKAEALSPIKAEHSDIVSSKPNSDLKAETTSVLIPDGEHVWEGALQLGTSSVSSVIGILRSGEKTTTKEWPMLLEIKGRVRVDAFEKFVRELPNSRSRAVMVMSFICRGECSNTEQENISEVVDLYAKDQRVGYAEPASGVELYLCPTGGRTAEILSKIVPRNQLDFLKSLNDGLIGVVVWRRPQIKKAPLYNSHKNHRGKDSSLTTLNMSRYKNMRQVNNHDDIDDVPPGFGPVLTMARDDDDDLPEFNYFSGGDVIMNRTRRSESVRELIQKYGKSEPLWNQSFNDDNDILPEWQPQQSQSLGLNHVDGGLVVRPRREWWPNHAGGGY from the exons ATGTCCAACAATGTCTTGCCTCCTCAGCCTTTTATGCAAATGGGTCAATTCATTAATGTCTCTACTACTCCAGACCTGATTTGTAATCCGGATATGAGATTGTTACAACCAGTTTGTAGTCCAATCTCTGGTGGGAGTCAGGATTCTCATGTAATGCTGCCTAGTGTTGCTGCTGGTTTAGGATCAGTTAACATGGATACAACTATGTTACATGGTAAGCGCAAGTCTCCGTTGCATCCTTCTGTGCAAAATAAACGTATGGTTTTACCTATGGAGCATCGACCATGGGCGTCTGCTCCAATGTCTGTGCAGTCATCTTCTGTTTCCCCCAGAACACAGTATTTGCCTGCATCATTTGTTACTAAGAATACTTCTGTTATGTGTAATAAGCCTGTGAAGCAAACTGCGGGGAGAAAACAGAGTTCGCAGAAACCGCTGCCGCTGAAACCTCAGAACGAATCATCTGGAACTGTGAGGTCTAAGATGAGAGATTCTTTAGCAGGTGCCTTGGCAATGGTACAGTGCCAAATGGAAGTGCCAAAGGAGTCGAAAAGGTTAGATATTGAGACTGCATCTAATCCTCTCGACGGTCATGTTAGTGAGCCATTGCCAGTTGCTGCTGGAGTTGATGTCATGGTATCTGATGGTAGCACCGCAATGCTGACCCTCAGTGATCCTAGTCCTGTTGGAGGTATCTCTGATCAGACAGTTTTGCCAGAGATTTTGACTACCACCAAGATAAGTGATGCCAAAGAAGAAGCTCTGGCTGTTAAACCTTTTGCCGTAGACAATGTTTCATATAGTGACAATGTGTTTTCAAAAGATGATCTTTTGCAAGGGAATGACCTCTCTTGGGATCTTGAGTCGGATATTGAGTTTACAGAAAGTTTTCAAAATGATTTGATTGGAGCAGTAGCTAATGATAGGTGCCAGGATAAACTGTTACTGGATCCACAAGTTTTGGCGTTTAAAATAGAGGCAGAACTCTTTAAGTTATTTGGTGGTGTGAATAAGAAATATAAAGAGAAAGGAAGATCACTCTTATTCAATTTGAAAGACAAAAGTAATCCTAAACTCAGGGAAAAAGTTATGTATGGAGAAATTGCAGCTGAGAGATTGTGTTCCATGTCAGCAGAGGAACTTGCTTCAAAGGAACTAGCTGAGTGGCGACAAGCAAAAGCAGAAGAGATGGCTCAAATGGTTGTTTTGCAGGACACAGAGGTAGATATTAGAAGCCTGGTAAGGAAAACACACAAAGGAGAGTTCCAAGTGGAAGTTGAACCAATGGATAGTGGCTCAGTGGAGGTCTCTGTTGGATTAAGTTCGCTTAACTGGTCTCGGCCAAAGAAGAAAACCCCAACCATAACTAAAACACATGGAATCAAGAAGGAATTGAATGGCTCTGATGAGGGCACTGGCCTAATAAAAGGAGTCACAATAGATGATGAGATGCAGGCTGTTACTGGTTCTCTTCCTCCAATCATCTCTCTTGATGAATTCATGTCATCCATAGATTCAGAAGCTCCGTCTTACTCTTCCTCTTCAGATACTGAGAAAAAAACTTCTGTTTCAGACAAGAATGATGCAGAGGCGGTTTTAGTTTGTACATCACCCAAAGATAGTGCTAATGTTGATTTTGGTATATCACCAATCAAGGCTGATGTATCATCATTAGTTAAAGCTGAGGCATTATCACCTATTAAAGCTGAGCATAGTGACATAGTATCGTCAAAGCCTAATTCTGATTTGAAAGCTGAAACTACTTCGGTTCTCATACCTGATGGTGAACACGTGTGGGAAGGTGCACTCCAGCTGGGTACTTCTTCTGTGAGCTCTGTCATTGGCATTCTAAGAAG TGGCGAAAAGACTACTACTAAGGAATGGCCTATGTTGCTTGAGATCAAGGGCAGAGTCAGAGTTGACGCATTTGAGAAGTTTGTTCGAGAGCTCCCAAATTCCAGGAGTCGTGCTGTTATG GTTATGTCTTTCATCTGCAGAGGGGAGTGCTCAAATACAGAACAAGAAAACATTTCCGAG GTGGTGGATTTGTACGCTAAAGATCAGAGGGTTGGTTACGCAGAACCAGCTTCAGGAGTTGAGCTTTACCTTTGCCCAACCGGTGGCAGAACTGCCGAGATTCTAAGCAAGATTGTTCCGAGAAACCAACTTGATTTCTTGAAATCTTTAAATGATGGACTTATAGGTGTTGTTGTATGGAGAAGACCACAAATTAAAAAAGCACCACTATATAACTCTCACAAGAACCACCGTGGAAAGGATTCTTCATTAACCACACTTAATATGTCTCGTTACAAAAACATGCGACAGGTCAACAACCATGATGATATAGATGATGTGCCACCGGGGTTTGGTCCAGTACTGACCATGGCTCGGGATGATGACGATGACTTGCCTgaatttaactatttttctGGTGGAGATGTAATCATGAACCGGACACGCCGGTCTGAATCTGTAAGAGAGCTTATTCAAAAATATGGAAAATCAGAACCTTTGTGGAACCAAAGTTTTAATGATGACAATGACATACTACCAGAGTGGCAGCCTCAACAGAGCCAGAGTCTTGGGCTTAATCATGTTGATGGTGGCTTAGTGGTTAGACCACGTCGTGAGTGGTGGCCGAATCATGCTGGCGGAGGATATTAG
- the LOC104714025 gene encoding uncharacterized protein LOC104714025 codes for MSFGSLVLPSPPAKLKPFNGYGRLHRHLVRASSSDVPDFLSADWLESRRKRPFGPRLDFSAEDAVRHQLDALKYNVHPRDDYGIEVMYRFAGFDPFERSTYFGPFFDLGQFERFRRIFHHSSYRVLLGHKDRKILSSLFVEENRFKQRIWIQGNRPEEEEIFEFTMFQRIGGSWDGYWLTESLLHDGDVFSGGLAY; via the exons ATGTCGTTTGGATCTCTCGTCCTTCCATCTCCACCTGCTAAGCTCAAGCCTTTCAATGGCTATGGAAGGCTCCATCGTCATCTCGtgcgagcttcttcttctgatgttCCCGATTTCCTCTCTGCTGATTG GTTGGAGAGCCGTAGGAAACGACCGTTTGGCCCGAGACTTGAT TTTAGTGCTGAAGACGCTGTTCGACATCAGCTTGATGCATTGAAGTATAATGTCCATCCTCGTGATGATTATGGCATCGAGGTCATGTATCGG TTTGCTGGATTCGATCCATTCGAGAGATCCACCTATTTTGGTCCTTTCTTTGATCTTGGACAG TTTGAAAGGTTTAGGCGTATTTTTCATCACTCGTCTTACCGTGTGTTGCTTGGCCACAAGGACAGAAAAATCTTAAGCAGTTTGTTCGTGGAAGAg AATCGTTTCAAGCAGAGGATATGGATTCAGGGAAATCGacctgaggaagaagagatatttGAATTCACAATGTTCCAG CGGATAGGCGGTTCATGGGATGGTTATTGGTTGACGGAAAGCTTGCTTCATGACGGAGATGTTTTTTCAGGAGGGTTGGCTTACTGA
- the LOC104714031 gene encoding GLABROUS1 enhancer-binding protein-like 1, producing MVSPKHLEFSSSGGAADSDDTFSQQKSPRNPSSKRPAASDAAEEEATKKKKKKKKKKTTTTKLSSPLFIRIWNEEDELSVLKGLVDYRAKTGFQSKIDWDAFYRFLGGSIAEKYSKEQVLGKIRKLKKRFLVHLEKINQGSDPKFTRASDSEAFGFSMMIWGQNEVGHDDGDDDDDDGIDKEMLKEQEEPLNENGLVKVTDNNGTARLEQQRGNGEEMLKEHEDVANTERLNENGAAKVTENGTTAGKESHNNDDDELCAVRDAFETVMSQGLSDYQRKLQLEKLMNIGAGKRRKLSDEWKALCVEERKLNIKKLRFSAKLAEAANDG from the exons ATGGTGTCTCCGAAGCATTTAGAATTCTCTTCCTCCGGTGGTGCTGCTGACTCCGACGATACCTTCTCCCAGCAAAAATCACCGCGGAATCCTTCCTCAAAGCGTCCCGCTGCTTCCGAcgcagcagaagaagaagcgactaagaaaaagaagaagaagaagaagaagaagacgacgacgacaaaATTGAGTTCGCCGTTGTTCATCCGGATCTGGAACGAGGAAGATGAACTCTCTGTCTTAAAG GGATTAGTTGATTACAGAGCCAAGACAGGATTCCAAAGCAAAATCGATTGGGATGCTTTTTATCGCTTCCTTGGAGGTTCAATCGCTGAGAAATACTCCAAGGAGCAGGTTTTGGGTAAGATCAGGAAGTTGAAAAAGAGATTCCTTGTTCACTTGGAGAAGATCAATCAAGGTAGTGATCCCAAGTTTACTAGGGCTAGTGATTCTGAAGCTTTTGGCTTTTCCATGATGATTTGGGGACAAAATGAAGTTGGtcatgatgatggtgatgatgatgatgatgatggaattGATAAGGAGATGTTGAAGGAACAGGAGGAACCCTTGAATGAAAATGGGCTAGTGAAAGTAACTGACAACAACGGGACTGCTCGACTAGAACAGCAGAGAGGGAATGGGGAAGAGATGTTGAAGGAGCACGAGGATGTGGCTAATACTGAACGGTTAAATGAGAATGGGGCAGCCAAAGTAACGGAGAATGGGACTACTGCTGGAAAAGAGAGTCataacaatgatgatgatgagttatGCGCTGTGCGTGACGCATTTGAGACCGTTATGTCGCAAGGTTTAAGTGATTATCAAAGGAAGCTGCAGCTTGAGAAGCTGATGAACATTGGAGCTggtaaaagaagaaagttgagCGATGAATGGAAAGCGTTATGTGTTGAGGAAAGAAAATTGAATATCAAGAAGCTCAGATTTTCAGCCAAGCTTGCAGAAGCAGCAAATGATGGTTAG
- the LOC104714028 gene encoding probable protein phosphatase 2C 22 has translation MEETRGISDPENGSSSYGGKPPNPLSFSSSSSAAVYRQSFDGERSLAPCNKRSLVRHQSLVKTKVSDISVENEFTLEKNKSEFVPSMRSGAWSDIGSRSSMEDAYLCVDNFMDSFGLQNSEAGPSAFYGVFDGHGGKHAADFACYHIPRYIVGDQEFPSEINKVMSSAFLQTDTAFLEACSLDGSLASGTTALAAILFGRSLVVANAGDCRAVLSRQGKAIEMSRDHKPMSSKERRRIEASGGYVYDGYLNGQLNVARALGDFHMEGMKKKKDGSDGGPLIAEPELMTTKLTEEDEFLIIGCDGVWDVFMSQNAIDFARRRLQEHNDPLMCSKELVEEAIKRKSGDNVTAVVVCLQPQPPPNLVAPRLRVQRSFSAEGLKDLQSFLDGLGD, from the exons ATGGAAGAAACTAGAGGAATCTCTGATCCGGAGAATGGGAGTTCGAGTTACGGCGGTAAACCGCCGAatcctctctccttctcttcttcttcatccgccGCCGTTTACAGGCAAAGCTTCGACGGTGAGCGATCGTTGGCTCCGTGTAATAAGAGGTCGCTTGTTCGACACCAATCTCTC GTGAAGACGAAGGTCTCAGATATATCTGTTGAGAATGAGTTTACTTTAGAGAAGAATAAGTCTGAGTTTGTTCCTTCTATGCGTTCTGGAGCTTGGTCTGATATTGGCTCCAGGTCAAGCATGGAAGATGCTTATCTTTGCGTCGATAATTTCATGGATAGCTTTGGCCTTCAGAACTCTGAGGCCGGCCCGAGTGCCTTTTACGGG GTATTTGATGGACATGGTGGGAAGCATGCTGCTGATTTTGCATGTTACCATATACCGAGGTACATTGTTGGGGATCAAGAGTTTCCTAGTGAAATTAATAAGGTGATGTCTTCAGCATTTCTTCAAACAGACACTGCCTTCTTAGAGGCTTGTTCATTGGATGGGAGCCTTGCTTCAGGAACTACTGCTTTGGCAGCTATTCTTTTCGGGAG GTCGTTGGTGGTAGCAAACGCTGGAGATTGTAGAGCAGTCTTATCCCGTCAAGGGAAAGCCATTGAAATGTCAAGAGACCACAAACCCATGAGCAGTAAGGAGAGAAGACGCATTGAGGCATCGGGTGGATATGTATACGACGGCTATCTAAATGGACAACTTAATGTGGCTCGTGCGCTTGGGGACTTTCATATGGAAGgcatgaaaaagaagaaagatggttcTGACGGTGGACCCCTCATTGCAGAGCCTGAGCTCATGACAACTAAACTAACCGAAGAGGACGAGTTCCTTATAATCGGGTGTGATGGGGTTTGGGATGTGTTCATGAGCCAGAATGCCATAGATTTTGCTAGAAGGAGACTGCAGGAGCACAATGACCCGCTCATGTGTAGTAAAGAGTTAGTCGAGGAAGCTATAAAGAGGAAGAGTGGGGATAATGTGACGGCGGTGGTTGTGTGTCTTCAGCCACAACCACCACCGAACTTGGTTGCACCGAGGTTGAGGGTTCAGCGGAGCTTCTCGGCGGAGGGTTTAAAAGATTTACAGAGCTTCTTGGATGGCTTGGGGGACTAA